Proteins from one Neodiprion fabricii isolate iyNeoFabr1 chromosome 5, iyNeoFabr1.1, whole genome shotgun sequence genomic window:
- the LOC124182287 gene encoding serine/threonine-protein kinase ATR-like isoform X3 has protein sequence MSSDSTAELSNSSNSSVATAETVWRVINNPLVAILSDLQNDTAERTIRVILGSILKGSANLTNVLVPPQVVGENYKNLERQYTEFTIWLFGTMFYISGAPFGTEVHSSSLEVQACMLRILATHYPPNFNRISSELLDVLEDIVKFEANCKPGDQMEIARFQAESGVIGYLDLVSLPLRVPEKRLYSLQIFILKIILNIGVTQWNQSRLWDVCLKMIVDSSPDVKFLALKIATQMMQRSLIGPKEKYAIIVRTIEMVKLVPSWKSLGVLSAGTDAEWVEILTNFVSEMGTSPTATSLCYDVIDLTICNNFDVSSEPLRDAACAKITRYLMDNPTSCTPDEITRCSIYLKNWTGFLEIMQHLVLNDIECSMSKLKQNSLLTSETWSILGKIFADKLQRKEFHFTLEILKCSSWLDFQIAQANIDVSFYGKESESIALVFINELRAKSSVNPTLIFENINQLCRHREVKNVELHEVLLESLPHIGQSFVNIRQQIVTAAKSLDVTMKIKSLDTLCQFGNFEKRLPLIKSCVISDYVELAVAGIRNLKFAIGEGKSYSVTSVVEIMNLAAASAKEELRLAIVECMGGIVCLLSGRAVMAREVDRSTQWVIKCADCDKILAGEIQSAVCVPFEVERFLISQFKLFATLSTNQRLLMSRNFLSFSNHTKFFNSSTTARIWLPYIRDDSKKLRENVGKAIVYVIQNMIKLQEESKCTSPDLKEFETLIMQVFTEVLESVFASPNLDLHLTIIETVQKVAREHLYRMEESLLKMFLITILHTNSNSIVISTAVTAFQEIAACHETTPKLLYHRYKRGFLDLMIEMAVRNCINHSYNLATSLHRAAKCVGYQGSRQLLHKDGNYAICTLLPWIIKFPQVRCLCSDMAELITMNEKDMFIEYFQYICPHVLINENETTGQKCLLLIESITNTSISDLMSRSFMGIFSELMLHFHTRIVDVIKHLEVLSQFDMEYEGKFDSRENVAAYLKPRLHGVLVNLDSNLSSRSDETVQKLALGSLAVLMQFMGERHLTPLRFKLLGTLRTSLSFNRPGFQELVCDAWDSFLHNIAVGDLGPLIPTIFISLATLLERRPDETSAMMEYLVIKRNREVADYIPELFFIDDLKVPEKIAAVVKQHIALTRPNNFEDNLSMWLKRTVHETHEIRYKALIYLKKFLADSRSHLNDMILSGNVVDPLIVELLDTLLNGCRDKDENVRLASGECLGELGAVEPSLLPRRIQSKDEPKFIFETNEEFACLALTYLVRAFQSQKNTQSMGCFALAIQEILKTYSISPEGTNRHCWEQFPNTVQQMIHPFLNSHYKITTIKDDNEYPHPIYGSEEGSTFNKWSYNWICSMSDSVHDSALKNLIAACRPAFRRDVKSLILFIPYVVSHIVANGNPDECNKIGDEMLAVINVIEQTSVDKNLVDRRPLRYQSESASNSTRISDEDKRIHCSQVVFSILDHLQRWLRERRSIRDEKYHSIKRFCKTFNSLALAQGCYQTQEYHRSLMYLEDHMASSNQGLAESMETGLLAKIYAQLEEPDGVSGILATQDEVPTLQQLVLAHEVSGQLQDAATCYERLAQGKNVKPKYLQGMVQCYLGLDHPFTATNITEGILNNRPELQPLIVDDEMFWRLADFSQLDDMAKNTAKKSLLDGLIAGLPPDLSSIKKRLVSMLGAASRQGTYQQSYPQIMKLHILNEFEKAAAIMLINPEQLPNIFDEWEMRGQLVRASRGVESVLSMRRATLDLAVQLHRQTTETENSILKQEIGKIWLKSAKIARKSRLYQQAYMYILSASDSCPPQELYIEQAQLYWQKGCQEEAFTTLKRCFANCFQPSAHYKQMPPDSCVEERRQCARAKLLYAKYNDETLNVDTDGNISNYKEAIEVWRVWEKSLLSCARYYESIVDRMSDEERDIKGRDLQIHMMNYYGKSLQYGCKYIHQSMPRLLTIWLDFASRLQVSNGSTKIREDALAKMTKLVEVYLERLPTFMWLTAFSQLVSRICHPCREVQNTLCSILVKLISAYPQHCLWMMASVFKSSYPVRQKRCQEIFNHPDLRVSRHTKLIQDFNRLWERLIELSNRAIPEKTAFTTVSALSKYLPRLLASSDFGQIMIPTTKFRQLHLPSKVTPIETHNPFPTQWTHIIGIEDRVMVMQSLQRPRRITLRGSDGKQYLFMCKPKDDLRRDFRLMEFNDIVNKYLQKDPESRQRRLYIRTYSVVPLNEECGLIEWVHNLVGFRPILLDFYKERGISMSARELKNVMCQLRDSLEKKRKVFLDVLLPRHPPVLGEWFRLTFPDPYGWYEARTAYIRTTAVMSMVGYILGLGDRHGENILFDSKCGDCVHVDFNCLFNRGEFFDWPERVPFRLTNNMVEAMGPLKYEGPFRRACQTTMRVLREQATTLVSVLTPFVYDPLVSWNKNQPDAAEKTNEKAVENIKNIEQRLKGLLRSQGKKADNIALNLSVEGQTNHLILEATSVDNLCQMYVGWGPYL, from the exons atgagCAGCGATTCTACTGCCGAATTATCAAATTCGAGTAACAG CAGCGTAGCGACTGCAGAAACAGTATGGAGAGTGATAAACAACCCTTTGGTCGCTATATTGTCGGACCTACAAAACGACACGGCGGAACGAACAATTCGTGTCATTTTGGGTTCCATTCTTAAGGGGTCTGCCAACCTGACAAATGTTTTGGTTCCCCCGCAGGTGGTAGGAGagaattacaaaaatcttGAGAGACAGTATACAG AATTTACAATTTGGCTTTTTGGAACGATGTTCTACATATCGGGTGCACCGTTTGGTACAGAAGTACACTCTAGCAGTTTGGAAGTACAAGCTTGTATGCTGCGCATATTGGCTACACATTACCCGCCGAATTTTAATCGAATATCTTCAGAGCTGCTGGATGTTTTGGAAG atattgtaaaatttgaagcaAACTGTAAGCCTGGAGATCAGATGGAAATAGCCAGATTCCAGGCTGAGTCTGGTGTTATAGGTTACTTAGATCTCGTTTCCTTGCCGCTCAGGGTACCTGAAAAAAGGCTTTATTCTCTacagatttttatattaaag ATCATTTTAAACATTGGTGTTACACAATGGAACCAGTCAAGGTTATGGGATGTGTGTCTCAAAATGATCGTTGATTCTTCACCAGATGTAAAATTCCTTGCACTAAAAATTGCAACGCAGATGATGCAAAGATCGCTAATTGGGCCAAAG GAAAAATACGCAATCATAGTTCGGACTATAGAGATGGTCAAGCTTGTTCCTAGCTGGAAAAGTCTCGGTGTACTATCGGCAGGCACGGATGCAGAATGGGTGGAAATTTTGACGAATTTTGTCAGCGAGATGGGAACTTCTCCAACTGCTACCAGCCTTTGTTATGATGTCATTGATTTGACaatctgtaataattttgatg TAAGTTCTGAGCCTTTGAGAGATGCAGCGTGCGCCAAAATCACACGTTATTTAATGGACAATCCAACCTCATGTACTCCTGACGAAATAACCAGGTGTTCTATTTATCTTAAGAATTGGAcg gGTTTTCTCGAGATAATGCAACACCTAGTGTTAAATGACATTGAATGTTCGATGTCAAAGCTTAAACAGAATTCATTACTAACTAGCGAGACGTGGAGTATCTTGGGAAAGATTTTTGCTGATAAGTTACAACGTAAAGAATTCCACTTCACTTTAGAGATCCTGAAATGTTCGAGCTGGCTAGACTTCCAGATTGCTCAGGCCAATATTGATGTTTCATTTTATGGAAAAGAGTCTGAAAGCATAGCTCTAGTTTTCATAAACGAACTGCGTGCTAAATCCAGTGTAAACCCAACTTTAATTTTCGAGAATATAAATCAGCTCTGCAGGCAcagagaagtaaaaaatgtaGAGTTACACGAAGTTCTCTTAGAATCCCTGCCACATATTGGACAGTCATTTGTGAACATTCGACAGCAAATTGTCACCGCTGCGAAATCCTTGGAtgttacgatgaaaattaaatcctTGGATACTCTTTGCCAATtcggaaatttcgaaaaacgtcTTCCGCTCATCAAAAGCTGCGTCATTTCCGACTACGTTGAGCTGGCCGTCGCTGGTATTCG AAATCTGAAGTTTGCCATTGGGGAAGGTAAATCTTACTCTGTCACCTCTGTAGTGGAAATAATGAATCTAGCCGCAGCTTCGGCTAAAGAAGAATTGCGTTTAGCCATAGTCGAATGTATGGGAGGAATAGTTTGTTTGCTTTCCGGGCGAGCAGTGATGGCTAG agAGGTTGATCGCTCGACTCAATGGGTGATAAAATGTGCCGATTGTGACAAGATTCTTGCTGGGGAAATACAGAGTGCAGTCTGCGTCCCATTTGAAGTAGAGCGATTTTTGATATCGCAGTTTAAACTCTTCGCTACCCTATCGACGAATCAACGTTTGTTAATGTCTCGCAATTTTCTGTCTTTCTCTAATCACACCAAATTCTTCAATAGCAGTACAACAGCGAGAATATGGCTACCGTACATCAGAGACGATAGTAAAAAATTGCGTGAAAACGTTGGCAAAGCGATTGTCTACGTTATACAAAACATGATAAAACTTCAAGAGGAGTCGAAATGCACTTCCCCAGATTTGAAAGAGTTTGAAACGCTGATTATGCAGGTTTTTACGGAAGTTCTGGAAAGTGTTTTTGCATCACCAAATCTCGATTTACATCTCACAATAATCGAAACTGTTCAGAAAGTGGCCAG AGAGCACCTATACCGGATGGAGGAATCTCTGctcaaaatgtttttgataaCGATTCTTCACACCAATTCAAACTCCATAGTAATATCAACAGCGGTCACAGCTTTCCAGGAAATTGCTGCGTGCCACGAAACTACACCAAAGTTATTGTACCATCGCTACAAAAGAGGATTTCTAGAT CTAATGATCGAAATGGCGGTACGCAACTGCATCAATCACTCCTACAACTTGGCCACATCCTTGCACAGAGCTGCTAAATGCGTAGGGTATCAAGGCTCTCGTCAGCTCTTACACAAGGATGGAAACTATGCTATCTGCACTCTGCTTCCCTGGATAATCAAGTTTCCTCAAGTTAGATGCTTGTGCAGCGACATGGCTGAGCTCATAACGATGAACGAGAAGGACATGTTCATAGAGTATTTTCAGTACATCTGTCCTCACGTTTTGatcaatgaaaatgaaactacGGGACAAAAGTGCCTTCTGTTGATAGAAAGCATCACCAACACCAGCATAAGCGATCTTATGAGCAGATCTTTCAtg GGAATATTTAGTGAACTAATGCTGCATTTTCATACCCGTATCGTCGACGTTATCAAACATCTCGAGGTGCTTTCTCAATTCGACATGGAGTATGAAGGAAAGTTCGACTCCAGAGAAAACGTC GCAGCTTATCTGAAGCCAAGACTTCATGGGGTCCTCGTCAATCTGGACAGTAATCTGAGCTCTAGGTCGGACGAAACTGTACAGAAACTAGCCCTAGGATCGTTAGCTGTTTTGATGCAGTTTATGGGAGAGAGGCACTTGACTCCGTTGCGATTCAAGCTGCTCGGCACTTTACGAACTTCGCTGAGTTTCAACAGGCCTGGATTTCAGGAACTAGTTTGCGACGCCTGGGACTCTTTCTTGCACAA TATTGCCGTAGGAGATCTGGGGCCCTTGATTCCAACGATCTTCATATCATTGGCAACGCTTCTCGAACGTCGACCTGATGAAACCAGTGCCATGATGGAGTACCTTGTGATCAAGCGGAACAGAGAAGTCGCTGATTACATACCCGAGCTGTTTTTCATCGATGATTTAAAAGTACCTGAAAAAATAGCTGCTGTTGTCAAACAACATATAGCTTTAACTCG gcCTAACAACTTTGAAGATAATTTGAGTATGTGGTTGAAGCGCACGGTGCATGAGACACACGAAATACGGTACAAAGCTCTCATATATTTGAAGAAGTTTCTCGCAGACTCTCGCAGTCATTTGAACGATATGATTCTTAGTGGGAATGTCGTTGATCCATTAATTGTTGAA CTACTTGACACTCTGTTGAATGGGTGCAGGGACAAGGATGAAAATGTTCGATTGGCTTCAGGGGAATGTCTCGGAGAATTAGGTGCGGTAGAACCGAGTCTTTTACCCCGCAGGATCCAATCAAAAG ACGAACCCAAGTTCATCTTCGAAACTAACGAGGAATTCGCCTGTCTTGCTCTTACCTATCTCGTCCGAGCCTTTCAGTCtcaaaaaaatactcaaagcATGGGCTGCTTCGCTCTTGCTATACAG GAAATCCTCAAAACCTACAGCATATCCCCAGAAGGGACCAACCGCCACTGCTGGGAGCAGTTTCCGAATACTGTACAACAAATGATTCATCCCTTTCTGAATTCTCATTACAAGATTACTACGATCAAAGACGACAACGAATATCCGCATCCTATCTACGG ATCCGAAGAGGGTTCGACGTTCAACAAGTGGTCCTATAACTGGATATGCAGTATGTCCGACAGTGTGCACGACTctgctttaaaaaatttaatagcaGCTTGCAGGCCTGCGTTTAGACGGGATGTAAAATCATTGATATTATTCATCCCGTATGTGGTGT CCCATATAGTGGCGAACGGAAATCCAGATGAGTGCAATAAGATTGGGGATGAGATGTTGGCTGTGATAAACGTTATCGAACAGACAAGCGTCGACAAAAATCTAGTCGACAGACGTCCCCTTCGCTATCAATCAGAGTCTGCAAGTAATAGTACGAGAATTTCTGATGAGGATAAAAGGATTCACTGCTCTCAA GTTGTCTTCTCAATTTTGGATCACTTGCAGAGATGGCTGAGAGAGAGAAGATCAATCCGCGATGAAAAGTATCATTCCATAAAAC GCTTTTGCAAAACGTTCAATAGCCTGGCTCTGGCTCAGGGTTGTTATCAAACCCAGGAATACCATCGATCGCTGATGTACTTGGAGGATCACATGGCATCTAGTAATCAAGGCCTTGCCGAGTCAATGGAAACGGGTTTACTAGCG aaaatataCGCCCAGCTCGAAGAACCTGATGGCGTCTCAGGCATTTTGGCTACTCAGGATGAGGTTCCTACGCTTCAGCAGCTGGTACTGGCCCACGAAGTCAGTGGACAATTGCAG GATGCTGCAACATGTTACGAAAGACTTGCCCAAGGGAAAAATGTCAAACCTAAATATTTGCAAGGGATGGTACAGTGTTATCTCGGTCTTGATCACCCTTTTACAGCGACAAACATCACCGAGGGGATTCTTAACAACAG ACCCGAATTGCAGCCACTGATTGTAGATGATGAGATGTTCTGGCGTCTTGCTGATTTTTCCCAGCTGGATGATATGGCGAAAAATACGGCGAAAAAGTCTCTTCTGGACGGACTTATCGCTGGATTACCACCCGATCTCagttcgataaaaaaaagactcGTTTCCATGTTGGGAGCAGCCTCGAGACAAGGAACATATCAACAAAGCTATCCTCAGATAATGAA GCTACATATTTTGAACGAGTTTGAAAAGGCCGCGGCCATAATGTTGATTAATCCTGAACAGCTGCCGAATATATTTGACGAATGGGAAATGCGCGGGCAGCTGGTCAGAGCTTCTAGGGGAGTCGAATCCGTCCTTAGCATGCGAAGAGCAACCCTTGACCTGGCTGTACAGTTACACAGACAGACTACTGAAactgaaaattcaattctgaaacaagaaattggaaaaatatggTTAAAAAGTGCCAAGATCGCAAGAAA gtCAAGATTGTACCAGCAGGCCTACATGTACATACTTTCTGCCAGCGACAGTTGTCCACCTCAAGAATTGTACATAGAACAGGCTCAATTGTACTGGCAAAAGGGCTGTCAAGAAGAAGCTTTTACAACGTTAAAACGGTGTTTCGCTAACTGTTTTCAACCCTCTGCTCATTACAAACAGATGCCTCCTGATTCTTGTGTGGAGGAAAGACGGCAGTGTGCAAGG GCTAAGCTGCTCTACGCAAAATACAACGACGAAACTCTGAATGTAGATACTGACGGTAACATCAGCAACTATAAGGAGGCCATAGAGGTTTGGCGTgtttgggaaaaaagtttgctGTCTTGTGCTCGTTATTACGAAAGCATTGTTGACCGAATGTCGGATGAGGAGAGAGACATAAAGGGCAG AGACTTGCAAATCCACATGATGAACTACTATGGAAAATCACTGCAGTATGGCTGCAAGTACATTCATCAGTCCATGCCTCGACTGCTTACCATTTGGTTGGACTTTGCCTCTCGTCTGCAAGTATCAAACGGTTCGACAAAAATTCGCGAAGACGCTCTTGCGAAGATGACCAAGCTTGTTG AGGTGTATCTTGAAAGGCTTCCCACATTCATGTGGCTCACAGCTTTCAGCCAATTGGTATCGCGCATATGCCATCCGTGTCGGGAAGTACAGAACACATTGTGCTCCATACTGGTTAAACTGATATCCGCTTATCCTCAGCATTGCTTGTGGATGATGGCCTCAGTTTTCAAG TCCTCTTATCCAGTTAGGCAGAAACGATGCCAAGAGATTTTCAATCATCCGGACCTTCGTGTCTCGCGACATACAAAATTAATTCAGGATTTCAATAGACTCTGGGAACGCCTCATCGAGTTATCCAACAGGGCGATACCGGAA AAGACTGCTTTCACTACTGTATCAGCATTATCCAAATATCTACCAAGATTGTTGGCTTCCTCGGACTTTGGACAGATCATGATACCGACAACAAAATTCAGGCAGCTTCATTTACCTTCAAAAGTAACACCGATCGAAACGCATAATCCGTTTCCCAC TCAATGGACACACATTATTGGCATCGAAGACAGAGTGATGGTGATGCAGTCCCTCCAAAGACCGCGTAGGATAACGCTGCGAGGATCGGATGGGAAGCAGTATCTATTTATGTGTAAACCGAAAGACGACTTGCGTCGAGACTTTAGACTCATGGAGTTCAATGATATCGTTAACAAGTACTTGCAAAAAGATCCAGAATCTCGTCAGAGAAGGCTGTACATTCGGACATAC AGCGTGGTACCGCTTAACGAGGAATGCGGTCTGATAGAGTGGGTTCATAATCTGGTCGGATTTCGCCCGATTCTTTTGGACTTCTACAAGGAAAGGGGAATCTCTATGTCGGCTCGAGAGCTAAAGAACGTTATGTGCC AACTCAGAGATTCTCTGGAAAAGAAGCGAAAAGTGTTTTTAGACGTTCTTTTGCCCCGACACCCTCCCGTTCTCGGAGAATGGTTTCGCCTGACTTTCCCTGACCCATACGGATG GTACGAAGCCCGAACAGCATACATCAGGACTACGGCAGTTATGTCTATGGTTGGATACATATTGGGTCTTGGAGATCGTCACggagaaaatatattattcgaCTCAAAATGCGGGGACTGCGTCCACGTTGATTTTAATTGTCTATTCAACAGG GGTGAATTTTTCGACTGGCCAGAAAGAGTTCCATTTCGGCTGACAAATAACATGGTTGAGGCCATGGGACCGCTGAAGTATGAAGGCCCATTCAGAAGGGCCTGCCAAACTACAATGAGGGTTCTCAGGGAGCAAGCCACTACTCTCGTCAGCGTCCTGACTCCATTCGTCTACGATCCCTTGGTCAGCTGGAATAAAAACCAGCCAGATGCAGCAGagaaaacgaatgaaaag GCTGTGGAGAACATAAAGAACATTGAACAGCGTTTGAAGGGCCTGCTCAGATCGCAGGGAAAGAAAGCAGATAATATTGCATTAAACCTTAGCGTTGAGGGACAAACAAATCATTTGATACTGGAAGCAACTAGCGTTGACAATCTTTGCCAGATGTACGTAGGATGGGGTCCGTATTTGTAA